Proteins encoded in a region of the Agromyces protaetiae genome:
- a CDS encoding DUF7882 family protein, translating to MGTLHYGSPPTSFALPDRTLAHVEFVVLAKLRRGEGFALSIDEASGGRQQIWINTAATLRFEFEGPVSDINRMWLEELIDSANAASGLRITPEPERPA from the coding sequence ATGGGTACCCTGCACTACGGCTCGCCGCCGACCTCGTTCGCACTGCCTGACCGGACGCTCGCGCACGTCGAGTTCGTGGTGCTCGCCAAGCTCCGCCGAGGCGAGGGCTTCGCGCTCTCGATCGATGAGGCGTCGGGCGGGCGGCAGCAGATCTGGATCAACACCGCCGCGACCCTTCGCTTCGAGTTCGAGGGGCCGGTGAGCGACATCAACCGGATGTGGCTCGAAGAGCTCATCGATTCGGCGAACGCCGCGTCGGGCCTGCGCATCACGCCCGAGCCTGAGCGCCCGGCCTGA
- a CDS encoding EAL domain-containing protein — translation MLDSPLNPADELAGELRRAFTSGELTAYFQPLYDLKTRRVVALEALCRWNHPERGILLPDRFIEIAEQHGLIADLGRVMLEESGRRAAEWHRRGLHVGLSLNVSPSELRPEFAESMLETISRLELPRGAVTVEIIESPRLQESDAELETLRTLLDGGVGVSIDDFGAGHTSLEILRRLPFTEVKIDRSLMSDDRASADALVAECVEIARDHDACVVAEGVETDEHFARALRWGCDRAQGFYFAPALPAEQLDQILAKAA, via the coding sequence ATGTTGGATAGCCCGCTGAACCCCGCCGACGAGCTCGCCGGCGAGCTCCGGCGTGCGTTCACGTCGGGTGAGCTCACCGCGTACTTCCAGCCGCTGTACGACCTGAAGACCCGTCGCGTCGTCGCCCTCGAGGCGCTCTGCCGGTGGAACCACCCGGAGCGCGGCATCCTCCTTCCGGATCGGTTCATCGAGATCGCCGAACAGCACGGGCTGATCGCCGACCTCGGCCGGGTCATGCTGGAGGAATCGGGCCGTCGCGCCGCGGAATGGCACCGGCGCGGCCTGCACGTCGGACTCTCACTCAACGTGTCGCCCTCCGAGCTCCGCCCCGAGTTCGCCGAGTCGATGCTGGAGACCATCAGCCGCCTCGAGCTGCCCCGAGGTGCGGTCACGGTCGAGATCATCGAGTCGCCCCGGCTCCAGGAGTCGGATGCCGAGCTGGAGACGCTGCGAACGCTGCTCGACGGCGGGGTGGGTGTGTCGATCGACGACTTCGGCGCCGGCCACACCTCGCTGGAGATCCTGCGCCGTCTGCCGTTCACCGAGGTGAAGATCGACCGATCGCTCATGAGCGACGATCGCGCCTCCGCCGACGCGCTCGTCGCCGAGTGCGTCGAGATCGCCCGGGACCACGACGCGTGCGTGGTCGCCGAGGGCGTCGAGACGGACGAGCACTTCGCCCGCGCGCTGCGCTGGGGCTGCGACCGGGCGCAGGGCTTCTACTTCGCGCCCGCGCTCCCGGCCGAACAGCTCGATCAGATCCTCGCCAAGGCCGCCTGA